Within the Candidatus Ruthia endofausta genome, the region GTTGGGTATTTTTTCTGGACAAGGTGGCTGGGACCATGAGGCAATTGTGATTTCTGATCAATTACAAATTCAATTTACAGGTGTAGTAGCAACGGTTGTTTATACGGCTGTTGTCACTTATCTTATTCTTAAAGTGGTGGATGCTATAACGGGTTTAAGAGTGAGTGAAGAGGAGGAACAACAGGGTTTGGATATTGTTTCTCATGAAGAAAAAGGCTACGATTTGTAAGCCAAACTAAGCTTAATTGAACCTGCTAATTGTTAGGCTATCTAGCAGGTTTTTTTTATGTTGGTAAAAACGGATTCGTATATAATGAAACCATTGCATTAACTCATTTCAATTTATGAAACGTATAAAACAGTACCTTTTCTACCCAAAAACTCCTCAAATAGCTGGTTATTTTCTTTATTTTTGGATGAAAAATGCACTATGCTCTACATTTTTCTAAGTCGCACTGAGTTAATGCAATGGTTTCAATTCACACTAATTAGTTTTATTAAGTAATCAAAGTGCGCATAAATCACCCACTAACTGGCTCAATGGTTGCTCTAATCACCCCGATGTTTAATGATGGGTCGATAGATTTTGGTGCGCTAAGATCATTGGTGGCGTTTCATATTGATGCTGGTACCAAGGCAATTGTCTCGATGGGCACCACAGGTGAGAATGCAACGCTTAACCGGGATGAGCATATTGAAGTGATGCGGGCAACGGTTGAATATGCTAATTCGTATATTCCAGTCATTGTTGGCACAGGTGCAAACTCGACTTCTGAAGCTATTGAACTTACTAAAGCTGCTAAAGCAATTGGTGCGGATGCTTGCCTTTTAGTCACACCGTATTACAATAGGCCGACTCAAGAGGGGTTATATCAGCATTATAAGTTGATTGCTGAAACAGTAGATATTGATCAAATTTTATATAATGTGCCCAGTAGAACGGCAGTTGACCTCTGTGTAGAAACAACACTTCGTTTGTCCAACATTGATAATATCATTGGCATTAAAGATGCAACGGGTGATTTGAATGTTGCAAAGGTATTGATTGAACAATGTGCAGATGATTTTTTGCTTTATAGTGGCAATGATGCAACAGCGGTTGAATTTATTTTAATGGGCGGACATGGTGGTATCTCTGTGACGGCTAATGTTGCACCAAAGCAGGTAGCTTCTGCCTATCAATTTGCGTTTGAGAGTGACAGAGAATTAGCAGAATTAACCAATGCAGTACTGACTGATTTGCATCAACATTTGTTTATTGAGTCTAATCCAATTCCTGTTAAATGGGCAATGTTTAAAATGGGCAAGTGCAATCATGGTATTCGTTTACCCTTAACGATATTATCACAACAAGCTCAAGCAATGCTAAAGCAAGATTTATCCAATTTAAGAGTTATATAATAATGGTAATCAGAAAATTAACAACATTGCTTTTGGTGTTTTCTTTAGGTGGTTGTATTTCTTCAGGTAGTAAAGAAATACAAAAACAAGACGGACTTGGCGAAAGAGACATTAAATATTATTCAAATAAAACATTAACTTCTTTAGAAATCCCACCGGATTTGACTAAACCTAGTGCCCAAAATTCCTTAAAGTTAAGTGAGTATGTTGCTAATATTCAAGAGGATTTGATTAGTTTTTCTGAAAAAAATAGCGTAATTAAAGAAGCTTCAAGTGTTTTAAAAACGTTTTCTAATGTTGAGGTGAAGAAATCCGGTAGTCTTCGTTGGCTAGTGGTTGATAAAAAACCAGATGCAGTGTGGGGGCTGGCCAAAAGTTTCTTTAAATCTCACGGCTTTATTATCAAGAAAGCTAATAAAGAAATTGGCGTTATGGAGACTGATTTTTTAGAGAACCATCCAGAAATTCCTGATCAATCTTTGGGTTTTATTCATTCTATGCTTAGAAAGGTAACAAAAACTAGATATACACTACCGATTGCTGATAAATATAGACTTCGTATTGAGTCGACTGACAATGGCAATAAAACTGAGATTTATTTATCACTTACTTCAATGCAAAAAGTATTAATCAATAAAGGTAGTGATGATGAAAATACTATTTGGCAATCCGAAGTCAAAGATCACACACTTGAAACAGAGATGCTATACCGATTAATGATCTTTTTAGGTAGTGACCATGCACTTGCTAGAGAGAAGATTATGGCCGCTAAAGGACGACAAAAGTTAACGGTGAAGGTTGCTAAAAGTATTAGTGGTTATGCCAAGTTGATGTTCTTATTAACGCAATATGAAACTTGGAATAATGTCGGCTGGGCGTTGGACCAACTTGGTATTGATGTTGAGGATAAAGATGTTAAAGAAGGTAGTTTTTATATCAATATTGTTAAAGAAGAGGATAAGGGTATATTCTCAAGATTGTTTGGCGATGATGCGATTAAAAAATCTTTTCAAATTGTTGTTAGGCAAGTTGGTAGCAATATAACAGAAGTTTATTTTAACGATTTGTCTGAAGAGAATAAGCAAGCAACAATTGACTTTAGTTATCAATTCTTAGGCGATATTGCCAAGCAGTTTTAGTTAAATAAAGGGTGATATTGTCGCAAGACATTGTTGATAAACTTACCCACCAAGAGATATTGACGGATGAGTTATTAGATGAAGAATTAGCACAATTTTGCCAAATAGCCAATCTAGCTTATCGAGCTGGAAAGCCTATTATTAGCGACCAAGACTATGATTTTATTTATCTTGCTGCACTTAAGGATAGAGACCCCAACAATTTGTTACTCAAATCTATAGAGCCAGAGGGGTGGTCTTTTTCTGAGGAAAAAGTCTTATTACCAAAGGAAATGCTTTCCATTGACAAGGCGTATTCATGGGGTGAAATAAGCAAATGGATAGAACGGTTAAAAAAATCAGCTATGCAGATTGGGCTGGGTTTGAGTGACATTCAAATTAAAGCCACTCCTAAACTAGATGGTTTTGCTGGATTTGATGATGGTAATCGGCTTTACACACGGGGTGATGGTAAAAAAGGCAGCGATATTTCCCGGGTATTCGAGCGAGGTTTGTGTGTTTTTAACGATGCTAAGCGTGGACTTGGTGCCGGTGAAATTGTGATTAAGAAAAGCTATTTTGAAAAATATTTAGCACACAGTTTTGAATACCC harbors:
- the dapA gene encoding 4-hydroxy-tetrahydrodipicolinate synthase encodes the protein MRINHPLTGSMVALITPMFNDGSIDFGALRSLVAFHIDAGTKAIVSMGTTGENATLNRDEHIEVMRATVEYANSYIPVIVGTGANSTSEAIELTKAAKAIGADACLLVTPYYNRPTQEGLYQHYKLIAETVDIDQILYNVPSRTAVDLCVETTLRLSNIDNIIGIKDATGDLNVAKVLIEQCADDFLLYSGNDATAVEFILMGGHGGISVTANVAPKQVASAYQFAFESDRELAELTNAVLTDLHQHLFIESNPIPVKWAMFKMGKCNHGIRLPLTILSQQAQAMLKQDLSNLRVI
- the bamC gene encoding outer membrane protein assembly factor BamC, translating into MVIRKLTTLLLVFSLGGCISSGSKEIQKQDGLGERDIKYYSNKTLTSLEIPPDLTKPSAQNSLKLSEYVANIQEDLISFSEKNSVIKEASSVLKTFSNVEVKKSGSLRWLVVDKKPDAVWGLAKSFFKSHGFIIKKANKEIGVMETDFLENHPEIPDQSLGFIHSMLRKVTKTRYTLPIADKYRLRIESTDNGNKTEIYLSLTSMQKVLINKGSDDENTIWQSEVKDHTLETEMLYRLMIFLGSDHALAREKIMAAKGRQKLTVKVAKSISGYAKLMFLLTQYETWNNVGWALDQLGIDVEDKDVKEGSFYINIVKEEDKGIFSRLFGDDAIKKSFQIVVRQVGSNITEVYFNDLSEENKQATIDFSYQFLGDIAKQF